From a single Brassica rapa cultivar Chiifu-401-42 chromosome A01, CAAS_Brap_v3.01, whole genome shotgun sequence genomic region:
- the LOC103842915 gene encoding LRR receptor-like serine/threonine-protein kinase RPK2 isoform X1: MTTTTTILPTSEGDPFLSVVRFTSQLAEASEPEIARLCKEAEEFIVARKWLELASLLVASAELASSKISQQDFECTYSIICSIVKNANSPEDDVLDIVKVISAKLVQQPNDKASLRLKILFNLYSLLDHPYARFQVYMKALSLAVTGMVTEYVIPSFKKIDSFLEEWSIDIKDQRELFLAIANVLRENKSLVKESLKFLTKYLTTFSKEDAQALGEAKEEAVRAVIEFVKAPNIFQCDLLDLPAVAQLEKDPKYGPVHQLLKIFLTQRLNAYREFQTANSECLQSYGLVDEDCVTKMRLLSLVHLASDEFGKIPYTSIKDTLQLKGEEVEPWIVKAITAKLIDCKMDQINQAVIISRCSERKFGSDGVSPPRKMPPIILFSFWLLCITTCLPGRITVLADSDKSVLLRFKETVSDPGSILASWVNESEEYCSWFGVSCDSTSRVMALNISGSGSDKGSSKISRNRFTCADIGKFPLYGFGIRRVCAGKLGTLVGNLPSVIVGLTELRVLSLPFNSFNGEIPVGIWEMEKLEVLDLEGNLMSGSLPVQFTGLRSLRVMNLGFNRFSGEIPSSLQNLSKLEILNLGGNKLNGTVPGFVGRFRVVHLLLNWLEGSLPKDIGDNCGKLEHLDLSGNFLSGRIPESLGSCRGLKSLLLYMNTLEETIPSEFGNLGKLEVLDVSKNTLSGPLPAELGNCSSLSVLVLSNLYNVYEDISSVRGESDQPPGADLTSMTEDFNFYQGGIPEEITRLPKLKILWVPRATLEGRFPRDWGSCQSLEMVNLGQNFFKGEIPVGLSKCKNLRLLDLSSNMLTGELLKEMSVPCMSVFDVGGNSLSGLIPEFLSNTTTHCPPVVYFDGFSIESYNADPSSVYLSFFTEKAQVGASLTAVGGDGGPAVFHNFADNNFTGTLKSVPIAQERLGKNISYIFSGGGNQLYGQFPGNLFDSCDKLKAVYVNVSFNKLSGRIPEGLSNMCPSLKILDASLNQIFGTIPSSLGDLSSLVALNLSWNQLQGHLPGSLGKKMNALTFLSFANNNLTGQIPESFGQLHSLQVLDLSSNSLSGGIPHDFVNLKNLTVLLLNNNNLSGQIPTGFSTFAVFNVSSNNMSGPVPPTNGLTKCSSVVGNMYLQPCRVFSLTTPSSDPRGPMADSSTQDYASSPVENAPSQNSGRDGFNSLEIASIASASAIVSVLIALVILFFYTRKWHPKSKVMATTKREVTMFMDMGVAITFDNVVRATGNFNASNLIGNGGFGATYKAEISQEVIVAIKRLSIGRFQGVQQFHAEIKTLGRLRHPNLVTLIGYHASETEMFLVYNYLPGGNLEKFIQERSTRAVDWRNLHKIALDIARALAYLHDQCVPRVLHRDVKPSNILLDNDHNAYLSDFGLARLLGTSETHATTGVAGTFGYVAPEYAMTCRVSDKADVYSYGVVLLELLSDKKALDPSFVSYGNGFNIVQWGCMLLKQGRAKEFFTAGLWDAGPHDDLVEVLHLAVICTVDSLSTRPTMKQVVRRLKQLQPPC, translated from the exons atgacgacgacgacgacgattCTTCCCACTTCCGAAGGAGATCCGTTTCTCTCCGTCGTCCGATTCACTTCTCAGCTCGCCGAG GCTTCAGAGCCAGAAATCGCCAGGCTTTGCAAAGAAGCCGAGGAGTTCATAGTAGCACGAAAGTGGTTGGAGTTAGCTTCTTTACTAGTAGCTTCAGCTGAATTGGCATCTTCCAAGATTTCTCAGCAAG ATTTTGAGTGTACATACAGCATCATTTGCAGCATTGTCAAGAATGCCAATAGCCCTGAGGATGATGTCCTGGATATCGTGAAAGTTATTTCTGCTAAGCTTGTTCAGCAACCAAATGATAAAGCTTCACTTCGTTTGAAGAT CCTCTTCAATCTATATAGCCTTCTGGACCACCCGTATGCTCGTTTTCAAGTCTACATGAAAGCTTTATCCCTAGCTGTTACTGGGATGGTTACCGAGTATGTAATTCCTTcttttaagaagattgatagttTTTTGGAAGAGTGGAGTATTGACATTAAAGATCAGAGGGAACTCTTCCTTGCCATTGCTAATGTGCTGAGAGAAAACAAAAG CTTGGTGAAAGAATCCCTCAAGTTCTTGACAAAGTATCTAACGACTTTCTCCAAAGAGGATGCTCAGGCCTTAGGTGAAGCTAAGGAAGAGGCTGTGCGTGCAGTTATTGAATTTGTAAAAGCTCCCAACATCTTCCAG TGTGATTTATTGGACTTGCCAGCCGTAGCACAACTAGAGAAGGATCCTAAATATGGACCAGTTCACCAGCTGCTGAAGATCTTTCTAACTCAGAGGCTTAATGCTTACAGGGAATTCCAAACTGCAAATTCAGAATGTCTGCAAAGCTATG GACTTGTCGATGAAGATTGTGTAACAAAGATGAGATTGTTGTCACTAGTGCACTTAGCGTCTGATGAATTTGGCAAAATACCTTACACCTCAATTAAAGACACTCTACAG TTAAAGGGAGAGGAGGTTGAACCATGGATCGTGAAGGCAATAACTGCGAAGCTGATTGATTGTAAAATGGATCAGATAAACCAAGCTGTCATTATCAG CCGCTGTTCTGAGCGTAAATTCGGATCAGATGGCGTTTCTCCCCCTAGAAAGATGCCTCCGATCATATTGTTCTCTTTCTGGTTACTCTGTATCACAACCTGTCTCCCCGGAAGAATCACAGTATTAGCTGATTCGGACAAATCGGTGCTCCTTCGGTTTAAGGAAACGGTATCGGATCCTGGTTCGATTCTAGCTAGTTGGGTCAATGAGAGCGAAGAGTACTGCTCCTGGTTTGGCGTATCTTGCGACTCGACCTCCCGAGTCATGGCTCTTAACATCAGTGGCTCTGGAAGCGATAAGGGGAGCTCTAAAATTAGTCGaaaccgtttcacttgtgctgATATTGGCAAGTTTCCTCTGTATGGGTTTGGTATTCGGAGGGTTTGCGCCGGAAAGCTTGGGACTTTGGTTGGGAATTTGCCTTCTGTCATTGTGGGTCTCACAGAACTTAGGGTTTTGTCTCTGCCCTTCAATTCGTTTAACGGAGAGATTCCTGTTGGAATCTGGGAAATGGAGAAGCTGGAAGTTCTTGATCTTGAAGGGAATTTGATGTCCGGGTCATTGCCTGTTCAGTTTACGGGGCTACGGAGTTTGCGGGTCATGAATCTAGGGTTTAACAGATTTTCAGGTGAAATCCCTAGTTCTCTGCAGAATCTTTCCAAGTTGGAGATTCTGAACTTAGGTGGTAACAAGCTTAATGGAACTGTTCCTGGTTTTGTCGGGAGATTCAGAGTGGTGCACTTGCTGTTAAACTGGCTTGAAGGCTCTCTGCCTAAAGATATTGGTGATAACTGTGGAAAGCTTGAGCATTTGGATCTGTCTGGTAATTTCTTATCTGGGAGAATTCCAGAGAGTTTGGGGAGTTGTCGTGGTTTGAAGTCATTGTTGTTGTATATGAATACGTTGGAAGAGACCATCCCTTCAGAATTTGGGAATCTTGGGAAGCTTGAGGTTTTGGATGTTTCGAAGAACACTCTTAGTGGTCCGTTACCTGCAGAGCTTGGGAATTGCTCTTCCTTGTCTGTTCTTGTGCTATCGAACCTGTACAATGTGTATGAAGACATTAGCAGCGTCAGAGGGGAGTCAGATCAACCTCCAGGCGCTGATTTAACCTCCATGACCGAAGATTTCAATTTCTATCAAGGAGGGATTCCGGAGGAAATCACTAGGCTTCCAAAGCTAAAGATACTTTGGGTGCCGAGAGCTACATTAGAAGGGAGGTTTCCACGAGATTGGGGTTCATGTCAAAGCTTGGAGATGGTTAATTTGGGTCAGAACTTCTTTAAGGGGGAGATTCCTGTAGGTCTTAGTAAATGCAAGAACCTTCGTCTTCTTGACTTGAGCTCGAATATGCTTACCGGAGAGCTTCTCAAAGAGATGTCGGTTCCCTGCATGAGTGTCTTTGACGTTGGCGGAAACAGCTTATCGGGTTTAATCCCGGAGTTTCTCAGCAATACCACAACCCATTGTCCTCCTGTTGTTTACTTTGACGGGTTTTCTATTGAATCTTATAACGCCGACCCTTCGTCTGTTTATCTCTCCTTCTTCACCGAGAAGGCTCAAGTTGGAGCTTCCCTGACTGCTGTTGGAGGTGACGGAGGTCCGGCTGTGTTTCATAACTTCGCAGACAACAACTTCACTGGAACTCTCAAGTCTGTACCAATTGCACAAGAGCGGTTGGGAAAGAACATCTCTTACATATTTTCTGGTGGAGGGAATCAGTTGTACGGGCAATTCCCTGGGAATCTGTTTGATAGCTGCGACAAACTCAAAGCTGTTTACGTCAACGTAAGCTTCAACAAGCTCTCAGGCCGGATTCCTGAAGGGCTCAGCAACATGTGTCCTTCTCTTAAGATTCTTGATGCTTCCTTGAATCAGATCTTTGGGACAATTCCATCGAGCCTTGGGGATCTATCTTCGCTTGTTGCACTTAATCTGAGCTGGAATCAGTTGCAAGGTCATCTACCGGGAAGCCTGGGGAAGAAGATGAATGCTTTGACGTTTCTTTCGTTTGCGAATAATAACCTGACGGGGCAAATCCCTGAGAGTTTTGGTCAGTTGCATTCCCTGCAAGTTCTTGATCTCTCCTCAAATTCTCTATCCGGCGGTATTCCTCATGATTTCGTCAACTTGAAGAATCTCACTGTGCTGCttctcaacaacaacaacctctCTGGACAAATCCCCACGGGTTTCTCTACTTTTGCGGTTTTCAATGTCTCCTCCAACAATATGTCAGGTCCTGTTCCTCCAACCAATGGATTGACCAAATGCAGCAGTGTGGTCGGAAACATGTATCTTCAGCCTTGCCGTGTGTTCTCTCTGACAACACCATCTTCGGATCCCAGAGGCCCCATGGCAGATTCTAGCACGCAGGATTACGCATCTTCCCCTGTCGAAAACGCTCCGTCTCAGAACTCAGGAAGAGACGGGTTCAACTCGCTAGAGATTGCTTCCATAGCATCTGCGTCAGCCATTGTCTCAGTTCTGATCGCTCTTGTGATTCTCTTCTTCTACACGAGGAAATGGCATCCGAAATCGAAGGTCATGGCTACTACAAAACGAGAAGTCACTATGTTCATGGACATGGGAGTTGCAATAACCTTCGACAACGTTGTTAGAGCCACGGGAAACTTCAATGCGAGCAATCTGATCGGTAACGGTGGGTTTGGAGCAACGTACAAAGCTGAGATCTCTCAAGAGGTTATCGTCGCTATCAAACGCCTCTCGATTGGACGGTTTCAAGGCGTCCAACAGTTCCATGCAGAGATAAAAACACTAGGTAGGCTTAGACACCCGAACCTGGTCACTCTCATTGGTTACCACGCGAGCGAAACCGAGATGTTCTTGGTTTACAACTATCTCCCGGGAGGCAACCTCGAGAAGTTCATCCAAGAGCGATCCACAAGAGCTGTAGATTGGAGAAATCTTCACAAGATCGCGCTTGACATAGCTAGAGCTCTCGCTTACCTCCACGACCAATGCGTCCCACGAGTTCTTCACCGTGATGTCAAACCAAGCAACATCCTCTTAGACAATGATCACAACGCATATTTATCGGACTTTGGATTAGCGAGGTTGCTCGGGACATCAGAGACGCACGCAACAACGGGCGTGGCTGGTACGTTCGGATATGTAGCGCCTGAGTACGCGATGACTTGTCGGGTTTCAGATAAAGCGGATGTTTACAGCTACGGAGTGGTGCTTCTGGAGCTGCTTTCAGACAAGAAAGCGCTTGATCCGTCGTTTGTTTCGTACGGTAATGGATTCAACATTGTGCAGTGGGGTTGTATGTTGTTGAAACAAGGACGGGCCAAGGAGTTTTTCACGGCAGGGTTATGGGATGCTGGTCCGCACGATGATCTCGTTGAGGTTCTGCATTTAGCGGTTATTTGTACTGTGGATTCTCTATCGACGAGGCCGACGATGAAGCAAGTTGTACGGCGGTTGAAGCAGCTTCAGCCGCCGTGTTAG
- the LOC103842915 gene encoding LRR receptor-like serine/threonine-protein kinase RPK2 isoform X2 — MRLLSLVHLASDEFGKIPYTSIKDTLQLKGEEVEPWIVKAITAKLIDCKMDQINQAVIISRCSERKFGSDGVSPPRKMPPIILFSFWLLCITTCLPGRITVLADSDKSVLLRFKETVSDPGSILASWVNESEEYCSWFGVSCDSTSRVMALNISGSGSDKGSSKISRNRFTCADIGKFPLYGFGIRRVCAGKLGTLVGNLPSVIVGLTELRVLSLPFNSFNGEIPVGIWEMEKLEVLDLEGNLMSGSLPVQFTGLRSLRVMNLGFNRFSGEIPSSLQNLSKLEILNLGGNKLNGTVPGFVGRFRVVHLLLNWLEGSLPKDIGDNCGKLEHLDLSGNFLSGRIPESLGSCRGLKSLLLYMNTLEETIPSEFGNLGKLEVLDVSKNTLSGPLPAELGNCSSLSVLVLSNLYNVYEDISSVRGESDQPPGADLTSMTEDFNFYQGGIPEEITRLPKLKILWVPRATLEGRFPRDWGSCQSLEMVNLGQNFFKGEIPVGLSKCKNLRLLDLSSNMLTGELLKEMSVPCMSVFDVGGNSLSGLIPEFLSNTTTHCPPVVYFDGFSIESYNADPSSVYLSFFTEKAQVGASLTAVGGDGGPAVFHNFADNNFTGTLKSVPIAQERLGKNISYIFSGGGNQLYGQFPGNLFDSCDKLKAVYVNVSFNKLSGRIPEGLSNMCPSLKILDASLNQIFGTIPSSLGDLSSLVALNLSWNQLQGHLPGSLGKKMNALTFLSFANNNLTGQIPESFGQLHSLQVLDLSSNSLSGGIPHDFVNLKNLTVLLLNNNNLSGQIPTGFSTFAVFNVSSNNMSGPVPPTNGLTKCSSVVGNMYLQPCRVFSLTTPSSDPRGPMADSSTQDYASSPVENAPSQNSGRDGFNSLEIASIASASAIVSVLIALVILFFYTRKWHPKSKVMATTKREVTMFMDMGVAITFDNVVRATGNFNASNLIGNGGFGATYKAEISQEVIVAIKRLSIGRFQGVQQFHAEIKTLGRLRHPNLVTLIGYHASETEMFLVYNYLPGGNLEKFIQERSTRAVDWRNLHKIALDIARALAYLHDQCVPRVLHRDVKPSNILLDNDHNAYLSDFGLARLLGTSETHATTGVAGTFGYVAPEYAMTCRVSDKADVYSYGVVLLELLSDKKALDPSFVSYGNGFNIVQWGCMLLKQGRAKEFFTAGLWDAGPHDDLVEVLHLAVICTVDSLSTRPTMKQVVRRLKQLQPPC; from the exons ATGAGATTGTTGTCACTAGTGCACTTAGCGTCTGATGAATTTGGCAAAATACCTTACACCTCAATTAAAGACACTCTACAG TTAAAGGGAGAGGAGGTTGAACCATGGATCGTGAAGGCAATAACTGCGAAGCTGATTGATTGTAAAATGGATCAGATAAACCAAGCTGTCATTATCAG CCGCTGTTCTGAGCGTAAATTCGGATCAGATGGCGTTTCTCCCCCTAGAAAGATGCCTCCGATCATATTGTTCTCTTTCTGGTTACTCTGTATCACAACCTGTCTCCCCGGAAGAATCACAGTATTAGCTGATTCGGACAAATCGGTGCTCCTTCGGTTTAAGGAAACGGTATCGGATCCTGGTTCGATTCTAGCTAGTTGGGTCAATGAGAGCGAAGAGTACTGCTCCTGGTTTGGCGTATCTTGCGACTCGACCTCCCGAGTCATGGCTCTTAACATCAGTGGCTCTGGAAGCGATAAGGGGAGCTCTAAAATTAGTCGaaaccgtttcacttgtgctgATATTGGCAAGTTTCCTCTGTATGGGTTTGGTATTCGGAGGGTTTGCGCCGGAAAGCTTGGGACTTTGGTTGGGAATTTGCCTTCTGTCATTGTGGGTCTCACAGAACTTAGGGTTTTGTCTCTGCCCTTCAATTCGTTTAACGGAGAGATTCCTGTTGGAATCTGGGAAATGGAGAAGCTGGAAGTTCTTGATCTTGAAGGGAATTTGATGTCCGGGTCATTGCCTGTTCAGTTTACGGGGCTACGGAGTTTGCGGGTCATGAATCTAGGGTTTAACAGATTTTCAGGTGAAATCCCTAGTTCTCTGCAGAATCTTTCCAAGTTGGAGATTCTGAACTTAGGTGGTAACAAGCTTAATGGAACTGTTCCTGGTTTTGTCGGGAGATTCAGAGTGGTGCACTTGCTGTTAAACTGGCTTGAAGGCTCTCTGCCTAAAGATATTGGTGATAACTGTGGAAAGCTTGAGCATTTGGATCTGTCTGGTAATTTCTTATCTGGGAGAATTCCAGAGAGTTTGGGGAGTTGTCGTGGTTTGAAGTCATTGTTGTTGTATATGAATACGTTGGAAGAGACCATCCCTTCAGAATTTGGGAATCTTGGGAAGCTTGAGGTTTTGGATGTTTCGAAGAACACTCTTAGTGGTCCGTTACCTGCAGAGCTTGGGAATTGCTCTTCCTTGTCTGTTCTTGTGCTATCGAACCTGTACAATGTGTATGAAGACATTAGCAGCGTCAGAGGGGAGTCAGATCAACCTCCAGGCGCTGATTTAACCTCCATGACCGAAGATTTCAATTTCTATCAAGGAGGGATTCCGGAGGAAATCACTAGGCTTCCAAAGCTAAAGATACTTTGGGTGCCGAGAGCTACATTAGAAGGGAGGTTTCCACGAGATTGGGGTTCATGTCAAAGCTTGGAGATGGTTAATTTGGGTCAGAACTTCTTTAAGGGGGAGATTCCTGTAGGTCTTAGTAAATGCAAGAACCTTCGTCTTCTTGACTTGAGCTCGAATATGCTTACCGGAGAGCTTCTCAAAGAGATGTCGGTTCCCTGCATGAGTGTCTTTGACGTTGGCGGAAACAGCTTATCGGGTTTAATCCCGGAGTTTCTCAGCAATACCACAACCCATTGTCCTCCTGTTGTTTACTTTGACGGGTTTTCTATTGAATCTTATAACGCCGACCCTTCGTCTGTTTATCTCTCCTTCTTCACCGAGAAGGCTCAAGTTGGAGCTTCCCTGACTGCTGTTGGAGGTGACGGAGGTCCGGCTGTGTTTCATAACTTCGCAGACAACAACTTCACTGGAACTCTCAAGTCTGTACCAATTGCACAAGAGCGGTTGGGAAAGAACATCTCTTACATATTTTCTGGTGGAGGGAATCAGTTGTACGGGCAATTCCCTGGGAATCTGTTTGATAGCTGCGACAAACTCAAAGCTGTTTACGTCAACGTAAGCTTCAACAAGCTCTCAGGCCGGATTCCTGAAGGGCTCAGCAACATGTGTCCTTCTCTTAAGATTCTTGATGCTTCCTTGAATCAGATCTTTGGGACAATTCCATCGAGCCTTGGGGATCTATCTTCGCTTGTTGCACTTAATCTGAGCTGGAATCAGTTGCAAGGTCATCTACCGGGAAGCCTGGGGAAGAAGATGAATGCTTTGACGTTTCTTTCGTTTGCGAATAATAACCTGACGGGGCAAATCCCTGAGAGTTTTGGTCAGTTGCATTCCCTGCAAGTTCTTGATCTCTCCTCAAATTCTCTATCCGGCGGTATTCCTCATGATTTCGTCAACTTGAAGAATCTCACTGTGCTGCttctcaacaacaacaacctctCTGGACAAATCCCCACGGGTTTCTCTACTTTTGCGGTTTTCAATGTCTCCTCCAACAATATGTCAGGTCCTGTTCCTCCAACCAATGGATTGACCAAATGCAGCAGTGTGGTCGGAAACATGTATCTTCAGCCTTGCCGTGTGTTCTCTCTGACAACACCATCTTCGGATCCCAGAGGCCCCATGGCAGATTCTAGCACGCAGGATTACGCATCTTCCCCTGTCGAAAACGCTCCGTCTCAGAACTCAGGAAGAGACGGGTTCAACTCGCTAGAGATTGCTTCCATAGCATCTGCGTCAGCCATTGTCTCAGTTCTGATCGCTCTTGTGATTCTCTTCTTCTACACGAGGAAATGGCATCCGAAATCGAAGGTCATGGCTACTACAAAACGAGAAGTCACTATGTTCATGGACATGGGAGTTGCAATAACCTTCGACAACGTTGTTAGAGCCACGGGAAACTTCAATGCGAGCAATCTGATCGGTAACGGTGGGTTTGGAGCAACGTACAAAGCTGAGATCTCTCAAGAGGTTATCGTCGCTATCAAACGCCTCTCGATTGGACGGTTTCAAGGCGTCCAACAGTTCCATGCAGAGATAAAAACACTAGGTAGGCTTAGACACCCGAACCTGGTCACTCTCATTGGTTACCACGCGAGCGAAACCGAGATGTTCTTGGTTTACAACTATCTCCCGGGAGGCAACCTCGAGAAGTTCATCCAAGAGCGATCCACAAGAGCTGTAGATTGGAGAAATCTTCACAAGATCGCGCTTGACATAGCTAGAGCTCTCGCTTACCTCCACGACCAATGCGTCCCACGAGTTCTTCACCGTGATGTCAAACCAAGCAACATCCTCTTAGACAATGATCACAACGCATATTTATCGGACTTTGGATTAGCGAGGTTGCTCGGGACATCAGAGACGCACGCAACAACGGGCGTGGCTGGTACGTTCGGATATGTAGCGCCTGAGTACGCGATGACTTGTCGGGTTTCAGATAAAGCGGATGTTTACAGCTACGGAGTGGTGCTTCTGGAGCTGCTTTCAGACAAGAAAGCGCTTGATCCGTCGTTTGTTTCGTACGGTAATGGATTCAACATTGTGCAGTGGGGTTGTATGTTGTTGAAACAAGGACGGGCCAAGGAGTTTTTCACGGCAGGGTTATGGGATGCTGGTCCGCACGATGATCTCGTTGAGGTTCTGCATTTAGCGGTTATTTGTACTGTGGATTCTCTATCGACGAGGCCGACGATGAAGCAAGTTGTACGGCGGTTGAAGCAGCTTCAGCCGCCGTGTTAG